The Haloterrigena turkmenica DSM 5511 genome includes the window TCGCTACTGGCGCTCTCGCTGATCGTTGCGGGCTGGTACGAAGCACAGGAGCATCGGTCCGACTCGTGACGTCCGTGGGCGACTGGCGACGGTCGTAGCCGACTGACACCATCTGTAGCCGTCTGACTCGAGGGGCATCGAACGACGCGGATCGAATCCGGAGTCTAATCAGTTCGATCGACCGGCCACGCCGTTTCCATCGGGACCCACTTCTCTTCGGGATCGACGTGATCCGCGCGGACGGCGTTGAGAACGGCCCCGAGCAGGAGACAGAGCCCGCCCAGGTACACCCACGTCAGGACCAACAGAATGGCGCCGGCGATTCCGAACAGGGCGACGCTTTCGGACGTCGAAACGCAGAACCGGAAGCCGACGGCCAGGACGGTCCAGGAGACCGCCGCGAAGGCCGTCCCGGGGAGTACCTCGCCGACCGAGACGTTGGGCTGGGGAAAGAGGTAATACATCGGGAAGAAGACCGCGAGCAGCAGCCCGGCCAGCAACAGGGTGCTACCGGCCGCCGTCCAGCCGCCGTCGACGACCACCGAGAGGCTGACGCCGACGACGGTGACCAGCGCGACGCCGACCGCGATCGTCACCGTCACGAGGACGACGTAGAGGGCCGTCACGAGCGTCACCGTTGTCGTGGTCGCCACGTACGACTCGTCCGTCCGGGCGCCGTACACGTCCGTGAACGCGCTGTTTATCGCCTGAAACAGCCGGACGGCGCTCCAGAGCAGCACCGCCACGGCGAGCAGCGCCGCCCGCGTCCGAGCGCTGCCGCCGGTCATCCCCTCGAGGCCGCCGTCGGTCACCGCGCCCTCGATCCCGGCCGCCGCCTCGAGCGTCGACACCAGCGGCTCGAGTCCGTCGACGAGCGAGGCGCCGACCAGCGCCAGGATGACCAGCGGAACGAGCGTGTTGAACGCGTGGTAGGC containing:
- a CDS encoding YihY/virulence factor BrkB family protein, whose protein sequence is MADSSRFALVRDVVAVAHERQLSVTAAGLAYHAFNTLVPLVILALVGASLVDGLEPLVSTLEAAAGIEGAVTDGGLEGMTGGSARTRAALLAVAVLLWSAVRLFQAINSAFTDVYGARTDESYVATTTTVTLVTALYVVLVTVTIAVGVALVTVVGVSLSVVVDGGWTAAGSTLLLAGLLLAVFFPMYYLFPQPNVSVGEVLPGTAFAAVSWTVLAVGFRFCVSTSESVALFGIAGAILLVLTWVYLGGLCLLLGAVLNAVRADHVDPEEKWVPMETAWPVDRTD